The following coding sequences are from one Triticum aestivum cultivar Chinese Spring chromosome 5A, IWGSC CS RefSeq v2.1, whole genome shotgun sequence window:
- the LOC123106557 gene encoding zinc finger MYM-type protein 1, giving the protein MKRVGNIASLFARHAQKTRKKASTPDVHGTADVAEEQTREFVVQEQTQETVVSMSNVTVEQTPEPMVRLEDVSTPPSVYDFSRLKHDPGERPPIASYHVNDQDAVRRAYILKAAFKPYAHNFEARRIGNRFRSFSPFWFHEHSWLEYSIKEKATFCFVCFLFKEKKTSGKGTNAFTDGGWRNWNRDDALDKHVGGVTSVHNAAQEKYDLFVNPHATINDPLVKVDSEDLRLYRMRLKYSLRCLQFLLHQGLAFRGHDESEQSSNRGNFIELLKWLAINSEEVNKYVLKNAPGNCKLTSHQIQNQIIQCCAVHTRNQIIEQVGDDHYAILADESSDVSHKEQLALCLRFVDKVGRPSEHFLGVVHVSDTIALSLKEAIQTLLANHGLTITQIRGQVMMGLVT; this is encoded by the coding sequence ATGAAGAGGGTAGGAAACattgcttccctttttgcgagacATGCTCAGAAGACAAGGAAGAAAGCTAGTACGCCGGATGTGCATGGGACCGCGGATGTGGCCGAAGAGCAAACCAGAGAATTTGTGGTTCAAGAGCAAACTCAAGAAACAGTGGTGTCTATGTCAAATGTCACGGTTGAGCAAACTCCAGAACCAATGGTTCGACTTGAAGATGTCTCAACACCACCGTCAGTTTATGATTTTAGCCGTCTTAAACATGATCCCGGGGAAAGACCACCCATTGCAAGTTATCATGTCAATGATCAAGACGCAGTTCGGAGAGCATATATCCTTAAGGCTGCATTCAAACCTTATGCACATAACTTTGAAGCAAGAAGAATTGGGAATAGGTTTCGATCATTCAGTCCTTTTTGGTTTCATGAACATAGTTGGCTTGAATATAGTATCAAGGAGAAAGCTACATTTTGCTTTGTATGCTTCTTGTTCAAAGAGAAAAAAACTAGTGGGAAGGGAACTAATGCATTTACTGATGGTGGTTGGAGAAATTGGAATAGAGATGATGCTCTTGATAAGCATGTTGGTGGTGTAACAAGTGTGCACAATGCAGCTCAAGAGAAATATGACTTATTTGTGAATCCCCATGCAACAATTAATGATCCTCTTGTGAAGGTGGATAGTGAGGATCTACGTCTTTATAGGATGAGGTTGAAGTATTCACTTAGATGCTTGCAGTTTCTTCTTCATCAAGGATTGGCATTTCGTGGGCATGATGAAAGTGAACAATCTAGCAACAGGGGAAACTTCATTGAGCTATTGAAGTGGCTTGCAATAAATAGTGAGGAGGTGAATAAGTATGTCTTGAAGAATGCACCAGGTAATTGCAAATTGACTTCTCACCAGATACAAAATCAGATTATTCAATGTTGTGCAGTACATACTAGAAATCAAATTATTGAACAAGTTGGTGATGATCATTATGCTATTCTAGCTGATGAGTCTAGTGATGTATCACATAAAGAACAACTAGCTCTATGTTTGCGTTTTGTTGATAAAGTAGGAAGGCCAAGTGAGCACTTTCTTGGAGTTGTTCATGTAAGTGACACCATTGCATTGTCACTCAAGGAAGCAATTCAAACTTTACTTGCCAATCATGGTTTGACTATAACTCAAATTCGTGGGCAAGTTATGATGGGGCTAGTAACATGA